A stretch of DNA from Basfia succiniciproducens:
GAAGCCGAAAAGCTGAAAAATTGCTATACGGGCTTACGCAACCAAATTCATCACCTGAATCTGCTGGGCGAACCGCCAATTGTATCAAAAGAAGAATTTGCCGATGAGCGCCGGTTCATTCATCAAATCTGGCAAAAATTATTTTTTGAGTAGTTAAAGTAGTTAAAAGTGCGGTCGGTTTTGTCGGATTTTTAATAAAAAAGGGGTAAAGCACAAAATACTTTAACCCTCTTTAATCAACTCTGCTTATTTTACAATGCGTAAATGAGATGCCGATTTTTTATCCTTAGTTTTCTTATTCGCAGTTTTCGTGGTTTTAGCTTCTTTCTTCGCATTGTCAACCACATCTGTAAAACCTAAAGGCTGATCATGAGTAAGTTCAGCCGGTTTTTTATCTAATTCGTCATAAATCGGCTCAGGTTCGAACATCACTCCGTCACCGTTTTCTCTTGCATAAATCGCTAAAGCCGCACCGAGCGGAATGTAAATTTCGCGGGGAACACCCTGAAAACGCGCATTAAACATCACCGCATCATTAGTTAACTGCAAATTAGCTACCGCGCCGGAAGAAAGATTTAATACGATTTGCCCGTCTCTTACATATTCCTGCGGTACATCCACACCATAATAAGTAGCATCCACCACTAAATATGGAGTAAACTCATTATCAACTAACCAATCATAATAAGCTCTTAATAAATAAGGGCGCTTTGGCGATGATTTATATTCCATTTTATTTTTCATCCATTAAATTTTTAGGTGCGTTATTGCCTAGTGATTGAACAAATGATTCGCGTTCAAAAACTTTCGCCATATAACCTTTGATGGCTTTTGCACCCGCACCGCCGAATTCCACACCTAATTCTTGCATTCTCCATAATAACGGCGCTATATAGCAATCCACTAAGCTGAATTCTTCACTCATAAAGTATGGGGTCTGTGTGAAAATCGGCGCAATAGCTAACATTTCTTCTTTTAATTGTTTTAATGCCGTTGCACGTTCTTCTTCAGTGCCTTTTTCCGCTTTTTCTAAA
This window harbors:
- a CDS encoding ClpXP protease specificity-enhancing factor, whose amino-acid sequence is MEYKSSPKRPYLLRAYYDWLVDNEFTPYLVVDATYYGVDVPQEYVRDGQIVLNLSSGAVANLQLTNDAVMFNARFQGVPREIYIPLGAALAIYARENGDGVMFEPEPIYDELDKKPAELTHDQPLGFTDVVDNAKKEAKTTKTANKKTKDKKSASHLRIVK